A genomic window from Sulfurimonas paralvinellae includes:
- a CDS encoding sensor domain-containing diguanylate cyclase, which yields MKQDEILTEKYKATTKEIRSDIAHFLEIKEKSTLAIALSLATDEKIRSFILKKKIPQGYYADLIHQYKANTLYQNIWIQIIDRDGISLYRSWTKAKGDDLSGSRAEISKMEKQHKASVAISVGSYDMSIKAMVPLFDHERFIGFIEIISHFNSIAKTFEKEEIDSVVLADKKYAKHLTHPFTKMFVDGYYIANLDAKKSLVKLLSDNKIETFFNKEYRIVDGYLIVAYPLKDTNEKTIGHYLAFKKLSNIESKDLQFFQFRWIVFTLLFFMAIAGVVNIVMYYNMRKQKKYYKNIIDSSSNMIIINNKKNIIDTNKVFFKYFSKYKSLDEFRDENTCVCNFFVDEEGYLSKGTVAYNWLEKVIDHPDEHYKVKMIIEEKIYYFLVNAAVIDREQNHYSVIFADITKEERYKEELEDITIRDSLTGLYNRRFYETQIDEEIYNAKRYEHALSVIMLDIDFFKKVNDEHGHSVGDEVLIYYANLVKESLREADKVCRVGGEEFVIILPYTTKDDAVKIAEKLRVLVEKSKKILPITMSFGVTEYIKGESEDFLYKRADEALYEAKNSGRNRVVVR from the coding sequence GTGAAACAAGATGAGATACTAACTGAAAAATACAAAGCCACAACAAAAGAGATACGCAGTGATATTGCACATTTTCTAGAGATCAAAGAAAAATCGACACTCGCTATCGCGCTCTCTTTGGCAACTGATGAAAAAATAAGATCATTTATTTTAAAGAAGAAAATACCACAAGGGTATTATGCTGATCTCATCCATCAATATAAAGCAAATACACTCTATCAAAACATTTGGATACAGATAATAGATAGAGATGGGATTTCTCTTTATAGAAGCTGGACTAAGGCAAAGGGAGACGATCTCTCTGGAAGCAGAGCAGAAATTTCTAAGATGGAAAAACAGCATAAAGCAAGTGTTGCTATAAGCGTAGGCAGTTATGACATGAGTATTAAAGCGATGGTTCCTCTTTTTGATCATGAGAGGTTTATCGGATTTATAGAGATCATTTCGCATTTTAACTCAATTGCAAAAACCTTTGAAAAAGAAGAGATCGACTCTGTTGTTTTGGCTGATAAAAAATATGCGAAGCATTTGACACATCCTTTTACGAAAATGTTTGTAGATGGTTATTATATTGCGAATTTAGATGCAAAGAAATCGTTGGTAAAGTTGCTCTCTGATAATAAAATTGAGACTTTTTTTAATAAAGAATATAGGATTGTAGATGGTTACCTTATTGTTGCATACCCTTTAAAGGATACAAATGAAAAGACTATCGGTCATTATTTGGCTTTTAAAAAGTTAAGTAATATAGAGAGTAAAGATCTACAATTTTTTCAGTTTAGATGGATTGTTTTTACTTTGCTCTTTTTTATGGCTATTGCAGGTGTCGTAAATATTGTTATGTACTATAATATGCGAAAACAAAAAAAATATTATAAAAATATAATTGATTCTTCCAGTAATATGATCATCATTAATAATAAAAAAAATATTATTGATACCAATAAAGTTTTTTTCAAATATTTCAGCAAATATAAATCCTTGGATGAATTTAGGGATGAAAACACCTGCGTGTGTAACTTCTTTGTCGATGAAGAGGGATACCTCTCCAAGGGAACGGTTGCATACAACTGGCTTGAAAAAGTTATAGATCATCCTGATGAGCATTATAAAGTCAAGATGATTATAGAAGAGAAGATCTATTATTTCCTAGTCAATGCTGCTGTGATAGACAGGGAACAAAATCATTACAGTGTTATCTTTGCCGACATTACAAAAGAAGAGAGATATAAAGAAGAACTTGAAGATATAACAATAAGGGATTCTTTGACAGGTCTCTATAACCGAAGGTTTTATGAGACACAAATAGATGAAGAAATATATAATGCCAAACGTTACGAGCATGCATTAAGTGTTATAATGCTTGACATTGATTTCTTTAAAAAAGTAAATGATGAACACGGACACAGTGTCGGTGATGAAGTGCTTATCTATTATGCAAATCTCGTCAAAGAGTCATTGCGTGAGGCTGACAAGGTGTGTAGAGTAGGGGGTGAAGAATTTGTTATTATTTTGCCGTATACAACAAAAGACGATGCCGTAAAAATTGCAGAAAAGTTAAGAGTATTAGTAGAAAAAAGCAAAAAAATTCTTCCGATAACAATGAGTTTTGGTGTAACGGAGTATATTAAGGGAGAATCAGAAGATTTTCTTTATAAAAGAGCTGATGAAGCACTCTATGAAGCAAAAAACAGCGGAAGAAATCGAGTAGTTGTTCGATAA
- the maf gene encoding septum formation inhibitor Maf, translating to MRIRLCSSSETRAILLREAGIDFIQESVDFDEENIVATSPKNFVYQATMGKYEANFKAFGIEEYPLLVADTVVTSQNHILRKARCEDDARNILMTQSGNITSIITCMIYHAKDRKIVDISKTDYLFDEFDQDDLDAYLKSGEWRGKAGACMVEGFCKTYIKEVRGYESTAMGLSVEVLQTFGEL from the coding sequence ATGCGTATTAGACTCTGCTCCTCTTCAGAGACTCGGGCAATACTTTTGCGTGAGGCCGGCATTGATTTTATTCAAGAGAGTGTTGATTTCGATGAAGAGAACATAGTTGCAACAAGCCCCAAAAACTTTGTCTATCAGGCGACCATGGGAAAGTATGAAGCCAATTTTAAGGCTTTTGGCATTGAAGAGTACCCGCTCTTGGTTGCCGACACGGTCGTTACTTCACAAAATCACATTCTTAGAAAAGCACGCTGTGAGGACGATGCTCGTAATATTTTAATGACACAAAGTGGAAATATTACTAGTATTATCACCTGTATGATCTACCATGCAAAAGATAGAAAGATCGTCGATATATCTAAAACTGATTATCTTTTTGATGAATTCGACCAAGATGATCTCGATGCCTATCTCAAGAGTGGAGAGTGGCGCGGTAAAGCCGGTGCATGTATGGTGGAAGGTTTTTGTAAAACCTATATAAAAGAAGTCCGTGGATATGAGAGTACTGCCATGGGTCTATCTGTTGAAGTACTGCAGACATTTGGAGAACTATAG
- the alaS gene encoding alanine--tRNA ligase — translation MNVREEFLKFFESKNHTRVASAPLVPDDATLLFNNAGMVPFKSIFTGEVPRPKNPRATSCQTCIRAGGKHNDLENVGHTARHHTFFEMLGNFSFGDYFKEDAIAYAWEFITQVLHLDKDKLWVTVHESDDEAEELWKRHIAADRIMRLGDKDNFWAMGDTGPCGPCSEIFYDQGAEHFDGPEDYMGGEGDRFLEIWNLVFMQYEVKEPGGERIPLEKPSIDTGMGLERVVAIKEGALSNYGSSLFMPIIRKVEDMIGKEYVYASGASYRVIADHIRTAVFLLAQGVNFSNEGRGYVLRRILRRAVRHGYLLGFREPFMHKLVDTLVDIMGDEYDYLGKKAPAVKEQIELEEARFFKTIESGIALFNMELQNTKDVFSGEVAFKLYDTYGFPLDLTEDMLREKSLKLDSAKFEVLMQEQKSRAKAAWKGSGDDAVHGDFKELLEAFGTNEFVGYETTHHASKVLALLDENFKRIDALDIGQTGWVMLDVTPFYAESGGQCGDRGELQCRAKVLDTKKFFDINLSKIEVTSSIKIGINVDAIVDISRNEITKHHSATHLLHAVLFDVLGDHISQAGSLVEADRLRFDFSHPKAVSEAELSEIEERVNVEIMRAIPAKTEVMNIEEAKKSGAKAQFGEKYGDEVRVVSFADTSVEFCGGVHVENTANIGNFIITKESGVSAGVRRIEAVCGNAAYRYFNEQRALLKEAQSEVKNLDLIAGIHRLKSNINELKSELKEAQSAAKVEIKAEDINGVAVVVNELPNGDIKEKIDELKNQNEKLCAMLFQVKGDKVLIAAGVKGCDAKAGDWIKKIAPILGGGGGGRPDFAQAGGKDKTKLPEAKVEAMNFIKEALA, via the coding sequence ATGAATGTCAGAGAAGAATTTTTAAAATTTTTTGAATCAAAAAATCACACAAGAGTAGCTTCAGCACCGCTTGTCCCAGATGATGCGACGCTGCTTTTTAACAATGCGGGAATGGTCCCTTTCAAGTCAATCTTTACCGGTGAAGTGCCACGTCCCAAAAATCCGCGTGCAACATCGTGTCAGACATGTATTCGTGCCGGCGGGAAGCATAATGACCTTGAAAATGTCGGCCATACGGCTCGTCACCATACGTTCTTTGAGATGCTGGGTAATTTCAGTTTCGGCGATTACTTCAAAGAAGATGCTATTGCTTATGCGTGGGAGTTCATCACGCAAGTGCTGCACCTGGACAAAGATAAGCTTTGGGTGACGGTTCACGAGAGCGATGATGAGGCTGAAGAGCTTTGGAAAAGGCATATTGCAGCGGATAGAATCATGCGTTTGGGAGACAAAGATAACTTCTGGGCTATGGGTGACACAGGACCATGCGGGCCGTGTTCAGAGATATTTTACGATCAGGGTGCAGAGCATTTTGACGGACCTGAAGACTATATGGGTGGTGAAGGCGACAGATTTTTAGAGATCTGGAACCTTGTTTTCATGCAGTATGAGGTTAAAGAGCCGGGTGGCGAGAGAATACCACTGGAGAAACCTTCGATAGACACAGGTATGGGACTTGAGCGTGTCGTTGCCATTAAAGAAGGGGCACTTTCAAACTACGGTTCTTCTCTTTTCATGCCGATAATCCGTAAAGTCGAAGATATGATAGGCAAAGAGTATGTTTATGCAAGCGGCGCGTCATACCGTGTTATTGCCGACCATATCAGAACGGCTGTTTTCCTTTTGGCACAGGGAGTGAACTTTTCAAATGAAGGGCGTGGATATGTTCTGAGAAGAATTCTTCGCCGTGCCGTACGTCATGGTTATCTTTTAGGATTCCGTGAGCCGTTTATGCACAAGCTTGTCGATACGCTCGTGGATATCATGGGAGATGAGTATGATTATCTCGGTAAAAAAGCACCGGCTGTCAAGGAACAGATAGAGCTTGAAGAGGCACGCTTTTTCAAAACTATCGAATCGGGAATAGCACTGTTTAACATGGAACTGCAAAATACGAAGGATGTTTTTTCGGGTGAAGTGGCTTTTAAACTTTACGACACTTACGGTTTTCCACTCGATCTTACAGAAGATATGCTGCGTGAGAAGAGTTTGAAACTCGACAGTGCGAAATTTGAAGTATTGATGCAGGAGCAAAAAAGCCGTGCAAAAGCAGCATGGAAAGGCAGCGGTGATGATGCGGTTCATGGTGACTTTAAAGAGTTACTCGAAGCGTTCGGTACAAATGAATTTGTCGGTTATGAAACAACACACCATGCTTCAAAAGTGCTTGCTCTTTTAGACGAGAACTTTAAGCGTATAGATGCTTTAGACATCGGTCAAACCGGCTGGGTTATGTTGGATGTGACACCTTTTTACGCAGAGAGCGGTGGACAGTGCGGTGACAGAGGTGAGCTTCAATGCCGTGCAAAAGTACTCGATACAAAGAAATTCTTCGATATAAATCTCTCAAAGATCGAAGTCACTTCAAGCATTAAAATCGGTATTAACGTCGATGCAATCGTCGATATCTCACGCAATGAGATTACAAAACATCACTCGGCTACACACCTGCTTCATGCGGTGCTTTTTGATGTACTTGGTGATCATATCTCTCAAGCGGGTTCTCTCGTTGAAGCAGATAGACTTCGTTTTGATTTCTCTCATCCAAAGGCTGTGAGCGAAGCGGAACTCTCTGAGATAGAAGAGCGTGTCAATGTGGAGATCATGCGTGCTATTCCTGCAAAAACAGAAGTGATGAACATAGAAGAAGCAAAAAAATCAGGTGCAAAAGCACAGTTTGGTGAGAAGTACGGTGACGAAGTTCGTGTTGTCAGTTTTGCAGATACTTCGGTTGAGTTCTGCGGTGGTGTGCATGTTGAAAACACGGCAAATATTGGTAATTTCATTATCACAAAAGAGAGCGGTGTCAGTGCGGGTGTGCGAAGAATCGAAGCGGTCTGCGGTAATGCAGCCTACAGATATTTCAATGAGCAGCGCGCTCTTTTAAAAGAGGCGCAGTCAGAAGTGAAAAACCTCGATCTTATCGCCGGTATCCATAGACTCAAATCAAACATCAATGAGCTAAAATCTGAACTCAAAGAGGCGCAGTCAGCTGCAAAAGTCGAGATCAAAGCTGAAGATATCAATGGTGTTGCCGTGGTAGTCAATGAACTGCCAAATGGTGATATAAAAGAGAAGATAGATGAGCTGAAAAACCAAAATGAGAAACTCTGTGCAATGCTTTTCCAAGTTAAAGGCGATAAAGTTCTCATTGCTGCCGGTGTAAAAGGGTGTGATGCAAAAGCGGGTGACTGGATCAAAAAAATCGCTCCAATACTTGGTGGTGGCGGAGGAGGTCGTCCGGACTTTGCTCAAGCGGGTGGAAAAGATAAAACAAAACTTCCTGAAGCAAAAGTGGAAGCAATGAACTTCATCAAAGAGGCGTTGGCGTAA
- a CDS encoding NifU family protein, with the protein MTFLDEDIYSAVQNYLPKVSEYVQSHGGDIKLLGVKDGTVYIALTGACGGCSMSLMTTKMVVQKKLRELIHPELSVVNVDGTPENVMPEDAYTGEDESSDTQTEQFSQEKQGMVDKLKHIVGL; encoded by the coding sequence ATGACATTTTTAGATGAAGATATTTATTCTGCTGTACAAAACTATCTGCCTAAAGTCAGTGAATATGTCCAATCCCATGGAGGGGACATCAAACTTCTTGGTGTAAAAGATGGAACAGTCTATATTGCACTGACAGGTGCATGCGGAGGGTGTTCCATGAGTTTGATGACAACAAAAATGGTTGTGCAGAAAAAACTGCGTGAACTGATTCACCCGGAGCTTAGTGTAGTCAATGTTGATGGAACACCTGAAAATGTTATGCCTGAAGATGCCTATACAGGTGAAGATGAAAGCAGTGATACACAGACTGAACAGTTTTCACAAGAGAAACAAGGTATGGTTGATAAATTAAAACATATCGTAGGACTTTAA
- a CDS encoding flavin reductase family protein, translating into MIVDYADKALTQRYQLMAQTIIPRPIAWIVTENEKGIINIAPFSYFMGLSSKPATMIVSIGHKSDGSEKDTLKNIKESKKCTICMVDEEHLESMHFSSKELRKDESEANAFDIKTTKIFEDFPPMVEDVPSAFFCEFYQEIELKGSKTIPLVVEIKQQFIDDEIITNREKITLEYAPVARVGKSYALLGEQITPPKIP; encoded by the coding sequence ATGATCGTAGATTATGCAGACAAAGCCCTCACGCAGCGTTACCAGCTTATGGCACAGACTATCATACCAAGACCTATTGCCTGGATTGTCACTGAAAATGAGAAAGGGATTATTAATATTGCACCTTTTAGTTATTTCATGGGGCTTAGTTCTAAGCCTGCTACCATGATAGTAAGCATCGGACATAAAAGTGACGGCAGTGAAAAAGATACACTGAAAAACATCAAAGAGAGTAAAAAATGCACTATTTGCATGGTAGATGAAGAACACCTTGAATCCATGCATTTTAGTTCAAAAGAGCTGCGTAAGGATGAAAGTGAAGCTAATGCATTTGACATCAAAACAACAAAAATTTTTGAAGATTTTCCGCCTATGGTGGAGGATGTTCCAAGTGCATTTTTTTGTGAATTCTACCAGGAAATAGAACTCAAAGGATCAAAAACAATTCCTCTTGTAGTAGAGATCAAACAACAATTCATAGATGATGAAATCATCACAAACAGAGAAAAAATCACACTCGAATACGCACCAGTTGCAAGAGTTGGCAAAAGTTATGCACTTTTAGGCGAACAGATAACTCCGCCAAAAATACCGTAG
- a CDS encoding c-type cytochrome translates to MRKKIILSILSALLFIGCNTQHKPRLDGKKLIEKKCSQCHNLDLPPKTFEDEKAPPMMAVAFHIRDFIKAPNESEKVPRAISFVKDYVIKPSVSKSFCDKHSLESYGVMPSQKGKVSEDELEAIAEYMFEHFTLKNLNDAQALQNKLNAMPKGERLALQNNCLSCHKVDKKIVGPSFKTIANTKGNSEKSLIQSIHNGSKGKYASSNGAIMPAFKSLSDDDLKIIVEWILSFKK, encoded by the coding sequence ATGAGAAAAAAAATAATTTTATCAATACTATCAGCTCTTCTGTTTATAGGATGCAATACTCAACATAAACCTCGACTAGACGGCAAAAAACTTATAGAGAAAAAATGTTCACAGTGTCATAATCTGGATCTGCCTCCAAAAACATTTGAAGATGAGAAAGCACCACCTATGATGGCTGTTGCTTTTCATATTAGAGACTTCATCAAAGCACCCAATGAGAGTGAAAAGGTTCCAAGGGCAATATCTTTTGTCAAAGATTATGTAATCAAGCCAAGTGTAAGCAAATCATTTTGTGATAAGCACAGTTTGGAGAGTTATGGCGTGATGCCTTCTCAAAAAGGAAAGGTCAGTGAAGATGAGCTTGAAGCTATCGCAGAGTATATGTTTGAGCATTTTACTTTGAAAAATCTCAATGATGCCCAAGCATTACAGAATAAACTCAATGCTATGCCAAAAGGTGAGCGTTTAGCTTTACAAAACAATTGTCTCTCCTGTCATAAGGTAGATAAGAAAATAGTAGGTCCCTCTTTTAAAACCATTGCAAATACAAAAGGTAATAGTGAAAAAAGTTTAATACAGAGCATTCACAATGGAAGCAAAGGGAAGTATGCAAGTTCCAATGGCGCCATAATGCCTGCATTCAAGAGTTTAAGTGATGATGATCTGAAAATTATTGTTGAGTGGATTTTATCATTTAAAAAATAG
- a CDS encoding DUF1858 domain-containing protein: MKEITLETKIADLLNDYEGMKDILIKINPKFKKLNNPVLRRTLAKIAGVRQAAVVGGMDPMDLLNQLRVAVGQTPVEVKAVEKTEAEKAPEWIANEPKESIDANELLDKEENPLAKSYNILRKMQNGEILQITSDFKPEPLIEEFEKNGHQVFSQEVAKDKFVTYVQK, from the coding sequence ATGAAAGAGATAACATTAGAGACAAAAATTGCAGATTTACTGAATGATTATGAAGGGATGAAAGATATCCTCATTAAGATAAATCCAAAATTTAAAAAACTTAATAATCCTGTACTGCGACGAACACTTGCAAAAATAGCAGGAGTACGTCAGGCTGCAGTTGTCGGCGGCATGGATCCTATGGATCTGCTTAATCAGCTTCGCGTAGCTGTAGGACAAACTCCTGTAGAAGTTAAAGCGGTAGAAAAAACAGAAGCAGAAAAAGCACCTGAATGGATAGCTAATGAGCCAAAAGAGTCTATAGATGCCAATGAACTGCTTGATAAAGAAGAAAATCCTTTAGCAAAATCGTATAATATTTTACGTAAAATGCAAAATGGTGAGATATTACAGATAACATCAGATTTTAAACCTGAGCCTTTAATAGAAGAGTTTGAAAAAAATGGACATCAGGTTTTTTCTCAAGAAGTAGCAAAAGACAAATTTGTCACTTATGTGCAAAAATAG
- a CDS encoding Tll0287-like domain-containing protein, with protein MKKIALSMMLVASATLLSAATNKEIKQEAKAAMMKMGKTLKNHMKQNMKVGGVVQAAKFCSEEASKLVAEVNKSYKEGVSARRISLKYRNSADKPTADEVKVLEQIQADVKAGKKVPKMIVKEIAKNSYKVYKPLFIQKGVCLTCHGDAQARDPEAYKLIKAKYPNDKAVGYKKGDFRGAFVVTIVK; from the coding sequence ATGAAAAAAATTGCATTATCAATGATGTTAGTAGCAAGTGCAACACTTTTAAGTGCTGCAACAAACAAGGAAATCAAACAAGAGGCAAAAGCTGCCATGATGAAAATGGGTAAAACACTCAAAAATCATATGAAACAAAATATGAAAGTAGGTGGAGTGGTGCAGGCGGCTAAATTTTGTTCAGAGGAAGCTTCTAAACTTGTTGCAGAGGTAAATAAAAGCTATAAAGAGGGTGTAAGTGCAAGAAGAATTTCACTTAAATATAGAAACTCTGCAGATAAACCAACAGCAGATGAGGTAAAAGTACTAGAGCAGATTCAAGCAGATGTGAAAGCCGGTAAAAAAGTACCGAAGATGATCGTCAAAGAGATTGCTAAAAACAGTTATAAAGTTTATAAACCTCTTTTTATCCAAAAAGGTGTCTGTCTTACTTGTCATGGAGATGCACAGGCAAGAGATCCCGAAGCATATAAACTCATCAAAGCGAAATATCCAAATGACAAAGCAGTCGGTTATAAAAAAGGTGACTTTAGAGGTGCCTTTGTTGTTACAATCGTAAAATAA
- a CDS encoding DUF134 domain-containing protein: protein MIDADHSGVCFKPCGVRKTDLEWVVLREDEMEAIRLVDYEGLYQQECADKMGISRTTFSRLIEGARKKIADALLDTKALNIKTQTQNKEEK, encoded by the coding sequence ATTATAGATGCTGATCACAGCGGTGTCTGTTTTAAACCATGTGGCGTAAGAAAAACGGATTTGGAGTGGGTAGTGTTGCGTGAGGATGAGATGGAAGCAATTCGTCTTGTGGATTATGAAGGCCTTTATCAGCAGGAGTGTGCCGATAAAATGGGTATCTCACGCACGACCTTTTCACGTCTCATCGAAGGTGCCAGAAAAAAGATAGCCGACGCACTTTTAGATACAAAAGCGTTAAATATTAAAACGCAAACTCAAAATAAGGAAGAAAAATGA
- a CDS encoding oleate hydratase: MNNYQRVHPHKPADIENKRAFLIGSGIASLAAAEYLMRDGYMKGSQITIFEESGLVGGALDGTGNPQDGFVARGGREMEEHYECLWDLYGAVPSLEEEGRTVLEEFKALNDIDPNFSKVRVIYNRGEKQHSTGLGLEEKHIKELTKLLLTKEEDLGALSVEEYFESSYFETDMWLYWRSMFAFEPWHSVVEMKRYMHRFIHLLPGMSTMRGLVFTKYNQYESLTLPLKTLLEEKGVNFVFNTTVTDLDIDIQPNRKTVTAIHLLKEGKEEVIQTSEDDLVFFTNGSMVENSTLGDMNTAPVLNRSEGACWALWKKIAQKDAAFGRPEVFCGDIDKTKWESFTITAKGPKLRQLLESFAERKFLLHRTATGGIITIKDSSWLMSVTVNRQPQFKNQPFDYTVAWAYALFPDNTGDFIDKKMSDCSGEELLKELLYHFGIEEQDMQVYVDECIVIPAMMPYITSQFMPRVAGDRPQVVPKDSVNLAFLGQFCEIEGDCVFTVEYSVRSAITAVYTLLGLDKKVPESYPSQYDIRALAAAVKTIKSEHEGLLMRLVESVIKKKLENTIYEKLL, from the coding sequence ATGAATAATTATCAAAGAGTCCATCCACATAAACCTGCAGACATTGAAAATAAACGAGCTTTTTTAATCGGATCGGGTATAGCCTCTTTGGCTGCGGCAGAATACTTGATGCGTGATGGCTACATGAAAGGCTCTCAGATAACGATATTTGAAGAGAGTGGTTTAGTGGGTGGAGCACTTGACGGTACCGGCAACCCGCAGGATGGTTTTGTGGCACGTGGCGGGCGTGAGATGGAAGAGCATTATGAGTGTTTATGGGACCTTTACGGTGCGGTGCCTTCACTTGAGGAAGAGGGCAGAACTGTATTAGAGGAGTTTAAGGCACTCAATGACATTGATCCGAATTTTTCAAAAGTACGGGTGATTTATAACAGAGGTGAAAAGCAGCATTCAACGGGCTTAGGTTTAGAAGAAAAACATATAAAAGAGCTGACAAAACTACTTTTGACAAAAGAGGAAGATTTGGGCGCTCTAAGTGTTGAAGAGTATTTTGAGTCTTCTTATTTTGAGACAGATATGTGGCTTTACTGGCGAAGTATGTTCGCTTTTGAACCATGGCACAGTGTTGTTGAAATGAAGCGTTATATGCACCGGTTTATCCATCTTTTACCGGGTATGAGTACGATGCGGGGATTGGTATTTACTAAGTACAATCAATATGAATCATTGACACTGCCTTTAAAAACGCTCCTTGAGGAAAAAGGTGTCAACTTTGTTTTTAACACTACTGTAACAGATTTGGACATAGACATCCAGCCAAATAGAAAAACAGTAACCGCCATACATCTTCTTAAAGAGGGCAAGGAAGAGGTTATACAAACAAGTGAAGATGATCTTGTCTTTTTTACCAACGGTTCTATGGTGGAAAACTCTACGCTTGGCGATATGAACACGGCTCCCGTCTTAAATCGCAGCGAGGGCGCGTGCTGGGCGCTGTGGAAAAAGATAGCACAAAAAGATGCTGCGTTTGGAAGACCGGAAGTTTTTTGCGGTGACATAGACAAAACAAAATGGGAGTCATTTACTATAACTGCAAAAGGCCCGAAACTGCGCCAACTTTTAGAAAGCTTTGCTGAGCGAAAATTTTTGCTTCACAGAACGGCAACGGGTGGAATTATTACCATCAAAGATTCGAGCTGGCTTATGAGCGTCACGGTTAACAGACAACCGCAGTTTAAAAATCAGCCTTTTGATTATACCGTGGCTTGGGCGTATGCACTTTTTCCTGATAACACAGGGGACTTTATAGATAAAAAGATGAGTGATTGCTCAGGAGAAGAGCTGCTCAAAGAGTTACTGTATCATTTTGGCATTGAAGAGCAGGATATGCAGGTGTATGTTGATGAGTGTATAGTCATTCCTGCTATGATGCCATACATCACAAGCCAGTTTATGCCGAGAGTTGCAGGGGACAGACCGCAGGTCGTACCAAAAGACAGCGTAAATCTAGCCTTTTTAGGGCAGTTTTGTGAAATAGAGGGTGATTGTGTCTTTACTGTTGAGTATTCTGTCCGTTCAGCTATCACAGCGGTTTATACACTGCTAGGTCTTGATAAAAAAGTTCCTGAAAGCTACCCGAGTCAGTATGATATCAGAGCTTTAGCAGCAGCGGTGAAAACAATAAAAAGTGAGCATGAAGGTCTGCTAATGCGATTAGTAGAGAGTGTCATAAAGAAAAAACTCGAAAATACAATTTATGAGAAGCTGCTTTAG
- a CDS encoding MBL fold metallo-hydrolase: MKLTFLGTSAGKPTKERNVTALALEFDQDNKWYLFDCGEATQHQILKTSLSIGKLSAIFITHLHGDHYYGLPGLLSSKTLDKAFAPLSIYGPKGLKQFIECVMDISEEHLGYKLEIIEIKANTVLSFDKFSLKVLPLVHSVESFAFCLQEHNITNKLDEAKLRQEGLEPSPFYGELKRGNDIIHEGKEFVSSEYMLAPVQGRKCIIAGDNSEPDVMGEYLDNLDLLVHESTYTQEVYDALPTKFLHTTAKKLGEVAQKHHIKNLIATHISARYSQGSSYDAQMICDEIKVSYTDKCFVANDFDIFYLSREGMLEKL; encoded by the coding sequence TTGAAACTGACTTTTTTAGGTACAAGTGCGGGCAAGCCGACAAAAGAGAGAAATGTCACAGCCCTTGCTCTTGAGTTTGACCAGGATAATAAGTGGTATCTTTTTGACTGCGGGGAAGCTACGCAACATCAAATACTCAAAACTTCACTCTCCATCGGAAAACTCTCTGCAATCTTCATCACACATCTCCACGGTGACCATTACTACGGACTTCCCGGACTACTCTCATCAAAAACACTCGACAAAGCCTTTGCTCCGCTGAGCATTTATGGACCAAAAGGCTTAAAGCAATTTATAGAGTGTGTTATGGACATTTCAGAGGAGCATCTGGGTTATAAACTCGAAATAATAGAAATAAAAGCAAATACTGTATTGAGTTTTGACAAGTTTTCACTCAAAGTTCTTCCACTTGTACATTCTGTAGAGAGCTTTGCCTTTTGTTTGCAAGAACATAACATCACAAACAAACTTGATGAAGCCAAGCTGCGGCAGGAAGGTTTGGAGCCCTCGCCTTTCTATGGGGAACTTAAACGCGGAAACGACATAATACATGAAGGAAAAGAGTTTGTCTCAAGTGAATATATGCTCGCACCCGTACAAGGACGAAAATGTATCATAGCCGGAGATAACAGTGAGCCTGATGTTATGGGAGAATATCTTGACAACCTTGACCTGCTTGTTCATGAAAGCACCTATACGCAAGAAGTTTATGATGCCCTGCCGACAAAATTTCTACACACCACGGCAAAAAAGTTAGGTGAAGTTGCACAAAAACATCATATAAAAAATCTTATAGCAACACACATCAGTGCAAGATATTCACAAGGCAGTTCTTATGACGCACAGATGATTTGTGATGAAATAAAAGTTTCTTACACAGATAAATGTTTTGTGGCGAATGATTTTGATATTTTTTATCTTTCAAGAGAAGGAATGCTTGAAAAATTATAA